The Helianthus annuus cultivar XRQ/B chromosome 16, HanXRQr2.0-SUNRISE, whole genome shotgun sequence genome includes a window with the following:
- the LOC110917525 gene encoding ethylene-responsive transcription factor ERF010 — MDGDGGCSPTSSGADKRKKRDVEKPYRGIRMRKWGKWVAEIREPNKRSRIWLGSYSSPIAAARAYDTAVFYLRGPSAQLNFPDSIADDGYLHDLSAASIRKKATEVGSKVDALQMQIGGSSEPPIGSCSGRVYINPDLNEYPSPESSDEN, encoded by the coding sequence ATGGACGGAGACGGCGGATGCTCACCGACATCCAGCGGCGCTGACAAAAGAAAGAAACGGGACGTCGAAAAACCCTACCGAGGGATAAGGATGAGGAAGTGGGGAAAGTGGGTGGCTGAGATACGGGAACCCAACAAACGTTCCCGTATCTGGCTCGGCTCTTATTCCTCGCCCATAGCCGCGGCTCGTGCCTACGACACCGCGGTGTTCTACCTCCGTGGGCCCTCTGCCCAGCTCAACTTCCCTGACTCCATTGCAGATGATGGTTATCTTCATGACCTATCTGCTGCTTCCATCAGAAAGAAAGCCACTGAAGTGGGAAGTAAAGTGGACGCGCTACAAATGCAAATCGGCGGCTCAAGCGAGCCGCCGATTGGATCATGTTCAGGCCGGGTTTACATAAACCCGGACCTGAATGAGTACCCGAGTCCAGAATCTTCAGATGAGAATTAA